A section of the Pediococcus inopinatus genome encodes:
- a CDS encoding CDP-glycerol glycerophosphotransferase family protein: MSFGNNQDFVRQLAKQVNPRTLHVYYQKEVSQSIVPLKNVANIRFSVLDNGPQLFLKVIPWLMRSKLIVIDNYFPFLGSLSKTKNIRISQIWHANGAIKEFGFNDPMTSQRTASDQIRFQRVYNAMDDIVVGSEKMADTFQLNYRLNGEQIRRLGYPRSDKFLNEKWIHKVQATFFENYPELKNKHLILYAPTYRKDSQFAFAPDFKNLQLPKNTILILRLHPHLQAMEKSWEERMPFITSIDAKITTDELLTVVETLITDYSSILFDYTLLKNARKIGLFTFDQLEFSKTVGLRSDFSTEFQSIVIKDVNQLTDFLAKSDNNQAMIEKLNYDWNQFNDGAATKRTINFLLKRSDL; encoded by the coding sequence ATGAGTTTTGGGAATAATCAAGATTTTGTCCGTCAACTCGCAAAACAAGTGAATCCAAGAACGCTTCATGTTTATTATCAAAAAGAAGTAAGCCAAAGCATTGTCCCACTGAAAAATGTGGCTAACATTCGATTTTCTGTTCTTGATAACGGTCCGCAATTATTTTTAAAAGTAATCCCCTGGTTGATGCGCAGTAAATTGATTGTTATTGATAATTATTTTCCTTTTTTGGGGTCTTTGTCTAAAACCAAAAATATAAGAATTTCACAAATATGGCATGCAAATGGCGCCATTAAGGAATTCGGTTTTAATGATCCAATGACAAGTCAACGAACCGCGTCTGATCAAATCCGTTTTCAACGCGTTTATAACGCTATGGATGATATTGTGGTTGGCTCAGAAAAGATGGCGGATACATTTCAACTGAATTATCGTTTGAATGGGGAACAGATTCGCCGACTTGGATATCCACGTTCGGATAAATTCTTAAACGAGAAATGGATTCATAAAGTACAAGCAACTTTTTTTGAAAACTATCCTGAATTAAAAAATAAACATTTAATTTTATATGCACCTACATACCGGAAAGATAGTCAATTTGCGTTTGCACCTGATTTTAAGAATCTGCAGCTACCGAAAAATACAATTTTAATTTTACGGTTACATCCACATTTGCAAGCCATGGAAAAGTCATGGGAAGAACGAATGCCTTTTATAACCTCCATTGATGCAAAGATTACCACTGATGAACTATTAACCGTAGTTGAAACGTTGATTACAGACTATTCTTCGATTTTATTTGATTATACCTTGCTGAAAAATGCTCGAAAAATTGGTCTTTTTACGTTCGACCAACTCGAGTTTTCCAAAACTGTTGGCTTACGATCAGATTTTTCAACGGAATTTCAGTCTATTGTAATCAAGGATGTCAATCAATTAACGGATTTTTTGGCCAAATCGGACAATAATCAAGCCATGATTGAGAAATTAAATTATGACTGGAATCAATTCAACGATGGTGCTGCTACAAAACGAACAATAAATTTTTTGTTGAAACGGAGCGACCTTTAA
- a CDS encoding PhoH family protein, which yields MAEQKTIEKEFLLSKQSDELSLLGNQDRFVQILEEGMSVSIHPFGEKITVTGESEAVDRTINVFKSLLSLVQQGIQLNTADVVSAMKMADKGTLNYFQDLYKETLIKDNKGKAVRVKNYGQRQYVDSVKRNDVTFGIGPAGTGKTYLAVVMAIASLKRGEVDKLILTRPAVEAGESLGFLPGDLKEKVDPYLRPIYDALYQIIGAEHTTRLMDRGVIEIAPLAYMRGRTLDSAFVILDEAQNTTSAQMKMFLTRLGFGSKMIVNGDKTQIDLPHGVRSGLVEAQRILQDLRHVGFVNFSAEDVVRHPVVAEIINAYEGHKSN from the coding sequence TTGGCTGAACAAAAAACAATTGAAAAAGAATTTTTGTTGTCTAAACAAAGTGATGAGCTATCACTTCTAGGCAATCAAGATCGATTCGTACAAATCCTTGAAGAAGGAATGAGTGTTTCCATTCATCCATTTGGAGAAAAAATTACGGTCACCGGTGAATCAGAGGCTGTTGATCGAACAATCAACGTTTTTAAGAGCCTTTTATCTCTAGTCCAGCAAGGTATTCAGCTTAACACCGCAGATGTTGTGAGTGCGATGAAAATGGCGGATAAGGGTACCTTGAATTATTTTCAGGACTTGTATAAAGAAACACTTATAAAGGATAATAAAGGCAAAGCAGTCCGCGTCAAAAATTACGGTCAGCGCCAATATGTAGACTCGGTTAAACGAAATGATGTTACCTTTGGAATTGGTCCTGCCGGAACAGGGAAGACCTACTTAGCAGTTGTTATGGCAATTGCTTCTTTAAAACGCGGTGAAGTAGACAAGCTAATTTTAACTCGACCTGCTGTAGAAGCGGGGGAGAGCCTTGGGTTTCTACCGGGAGATTTAAAAGAAAAAGTTGACCCTTACTTACGACCTATTTATGATGCTTTGTATCAAATTATTGGAGCAGAACATACAACACGTTTAATGGATCGTGGTGTCATTGAGATTGCTCCTTTGGCATATATGCGGGGACGAACTTTGGATAGTGCTTTTGTGATTTTAGATGAAGCTCAAAATACAACCAGTGCGCAAATGAAGATGTTTTTGACTCGTTTGGGATTTGGGTCCAAAATGATTGTAAATGGGGATAAGACACAAATTGATTTACCACACGGGGTTCGTAGTGGACTTGTAGAAGCTCAACGCATTTTACAAGATCTTCGTCATGTGGGCTTTGTTAATTTCAGTGCGGAAGATGTGGTTCGCCACCCGGTTGTAGCGGAAATCATAAATGCCTATGAAGGGCATAAATCAAATTAA
- a CDS encoding deoxyribonuclease IV, protein MLLGSHVSMKAPKMFLGSVETAVSYRANIFMIYTGAPQNTRRKPISELNIPKGQQLMADHQISDLIIHAPYIVNLGNTKKPESFEFGVNFLKEEIKRADALGASNIVLHPGAHVGAGPDLAIAQIVKGLNEILSETQQVNIAIETMAGKGTEVGKTFEEIGSIVHQVKLQSKISVCLDTCHTNDAGYAIREDFDGVLEEFDQKIGLAYLKVIHLNDSKNEQGSHKDRHENIGLGTIGFNALNTIAHHPQLTNIPKIMETPWVKDPSNAKVKYAPYGYEIAMLEHQVFNPNLVSDILSQKSVDTFLK, encoded by the coding sequence ATGTTATTAGGATCTCACGTTAGTATGAAAGCGCCAAAAATGTTTCTCGGATCTGTTGAAACCGCGGTTAGTTATCGTGCTAACATCTTCATGATTTATACAGGAGCTCCTCAAAACACCCGACGCAAGCCCATTTCTGAGCTTAATATTCCAAAAGGCCAGCAACTTATGGCCGATCATCAGATTTCAGATTTAATCATTCATGCCCCATACATTGTGAATTTGGGAAATACCAAAAAACCAGAAAGTTTTGAGTTTGGTGTAAATTTTTTGAAAGAAGAAATTAAACGTGCAGACGCCTTGGGTGCGAGCAATATTGTTTTACATCCAGGTGCCCATGTTGGCGCTGGCCCTGATTTAGCGATTGCTCAAATTGTGAAAGGGTTAAACGAAATCTTATCCGAAACTCAGCAAGTTAACATTGCCATTGAAACAATGGCTGGTAAGGGAACCGAGGTCGGAAAGACATTTGAAGAAATTGGCTCAATTGTCCACCAAGTTAAACTTCAAAGTAAAATTTCTGTTTGTTTAGATACTTGCCATACAAATGATGCGGGATACGCCATCCGTGAAGATTTTGATGGGGTACTTGAAGAGTTTGACCAAAAAATTGGTTTGGCCTATTTAAAGGTCATTCATTTAAATGATTCTAAAAATGAGCAGGGTAGTCACAAAGATCGTCACGAAAACATCGGATTAGGGACAATCGGCTTTAATGCTTTGAACACCATTGCCCATCATCCGCAACTAACGAATATTCCCAAAATCATGGAAACACCATGGGTTAAAGATCCATCAAACGCAAAGGTAAAATATGCCCCGTATGGATACGAAATTGCGATGTTAGAGCATCAAGTTTTTAATCCAAACCTGGTGTCAGACATTCTTTCTCAAAAATCAGTTGATACCTTTTTAAAATAA
- a CDS encoding pyruvate, water dikinase regulatory protein, with protein sequence MSTKIFVISDSVGETAESVAKAASAQFPSEDFEFDRYPFTQTESLLDGILKRAKHQGAIVFSTFVNPALNQFAKSKCEQAKIYYYDVLTPAISLFKQQTGVEAANEPGTVHNLTEGYFDKIAAMEFAVTYDDGKDPTGFLKADIVLLGVSRTSKTPLSLYLANKGLKVANLPLVPQASIPDEIWKVDPKKVFGLTTTADVLNDIRRQRMISYGLNPESSYSNTEGIKRELGYADDVFKKIGCLVINTANKSIEETATLIMESLEVDVSDE encoded by the coding sequence ATGTCTACAAAAATATTTGTAATTTCCGATTCAGTAGGTGAAACTGCTGAGTCTGTCGCCAAGGCTGCATCTGCTCAGTTTCCTAGTGAAGACTTTGAATTTGATCGTTATCCATTTACACAAACAGAGTCTTTACTTGACGGTATTTTAAAGCGTGCCAAACATCAAGGAGCTATTGTTTTCTCTACTTTCGTCAATCCAGCATTAAATCAATTTGCTAAATCAAAATGTGAACAGGCCAAGATTTACTATTATGATGTTTTAACCCCTGCTATTTCGTTGTTTAAGCAACAAACAGGTGTTGAAGCAGCTAATGAGCCAGGGACTGTCCATAATTTAACAGAGGGCTATTTTGACAAGATTGCGGCCATGGAATTTGCAGTCACTTATGATGATGGCAAAGATCCAACCGGTTTCTTAAAAGCTGATATTGTGCTTCTAGGAGTTTCAAGAACATCTAAAACTCCCCTTTCGCTCTATCTCGCAAACAAGGGATTGAAGGTAGCTAATTTACCACTCGTACCTCAGGCGTCCATTCCAGATGAAATTTGGAAGGTTGATCCTAAAAAGGTCTTTGGTTTAACCACGACGGCAGATGTTTTAAATGATATTCGACGTCAGCGAATGATTTCCTACGGTTTAAATCCTGAGTCATCTTATTCAAATACTGAAGGCATTAAACGAGAATTAGGATACGCCGATGACGTTTTCAAAAAAATCGGCTGTTTAGTGATTAATACAGCAAACAAATCTATTGAAGAAACAGCAACTTTAATTATGGAAAGCCTAGAAGTTGATGTGAGCGACGAATAA
- a CDS encoding YitT family protein has translation MDKQFKKIAKRHQYSTLAGTAFIYAILVSIAMNFFWTPGKIYASGITGFAQLVSTLSGRYLSFNLSTALMLFVLNVPLFFLAWRQIGHRFTLFTILSVGLASIMIKVLHPMTLTTDPIICAIFGGAVNGYGTGLALKNGLSTGGLDILGMVIRKRTGKSIGTINIVFNAMIVCAAGFIYGWPFAFYSAIGLIVNAKIMDMTYTRQQKMQVMIVTDRPKSVIDSVQNHMRRGITIVHGAEGAYNHNQKTILFTIISRYEMSDLEMAMKESDPKAFVSISGSVTILGHFYEPSL, from the coding sequence ATGGATAAACAGTTTAAAAAGATTGCCAAACGTCATCAGTATTCAACTTTAGCTGGAACTGCTTTTATTTACGCTATTTTGGTCTCTATTGCGATGAATTTCTTTTGGACTCCGGGTAAAATTTACGCCTCAGGAATTACTGGATTTGCACAACTGGTTTCAACATTAAGTGGTCGTTATCTATCATTTAACTTATCAACCGCCCTAATGCTTTTTGTGCTAAATGTACCTCTGTTCTTTCTAGCTTGGCGTCAAATTGGTCATCGATTTACATTATTTACCATTCTTTCTGTTGGTTTGGCTAGTATCATGATCAAAGTTTTGCATCCCATGACCTTAACAACGGATCCCATTATTTGCGCTATTTTTGGAGGTGCTGTAAATGGTTACGGAACCGGATTAGCCTTAAAAAATGGGCTTTCCACTGGTGGGTTAGATATTTTAGGAATGGTCATTCGCAAGCGGACAGGTAAGAGTATTGGCACAATCAATATTGTTTTTAATGCCATGATTGTTTGTGCAGCTGGTTTTATCTACGGTTGGCCATTTGCGTTTTATTCTGCAATTGGGTTAATTGTAAATGCCAAGATTATGGACATGACCTATACGCGACAACAAAAAATGCAGGTAATGATCGTGACTGATCGTCCTAAGAGTGTGATTGATAGCGTTCAGAACCATATGCGGCGGGGGATTACCATTGTTCACGGTGCTGAGGGTGCCTACAATCATAATCAAAAAACGATTTTGTTCACCATAATTTCTCGGTACGAAATGAGTGATCTGGAGATGGCAATGAAAGAATCGGATCCAAAGGCGTTTGTAAGTATCTCAGGAAGTGTCACTATTCTGGGGCATTTTTACGAACCTTCACTTTAA
- the ybeY gene encoding rRNA maturation RNase YbeY yields the protein MDIQIYDHTNEEPKANIELVQNVLNFAGDYLKLAENTEMSVTLMHNDEIHEINKTYRQVDRATDVISFAIEDDEDSDPIIMDEELAEEIAPNIGDLMVSVDKVKEQAEYLGHSYQRELGFLCVHGFLHLNGYDHMEPQDQKVMFPLQKEILNAYGLKR from the coding sequence ATGGACATTCAAATTTATGATCACACAAATGAAGAACCAAAAGCTAATATTGAACTTGTTCAAAATGTTTTAAATTTTGCTGGTGATTACCTCAAATTAGCAGAAAATACAGAAATGTCCGTAACTTTGATGCATAATGATGAAATTCATGAAATCAATAAAACTTATCGGCAAGTTGATCGTGCGACCGATGTGATTAGCTTTGCAATTGAAGATGATGAAGATTCAGATCCAATCATTATGGATGAGGAGTTAGCAGAAGAGATTGCACCTAATATTGGTGATTTGATGGTTTCGGTGGATAAGGTAAAGGAACAGGCTGAGTATTTAGGCCATTCTTATCAACGGGAATTAGGATTTCTTTGTGTTCATGGCTTTTTACATTTAAACGGCTATGACCATATGGAACCCCAAGATCAAAAAGTGATGTTTCCTCTTCAGAAAGAAATTTTAAACGCTTATGGCCTTAAAAGATAA
- the msrA gene encoding peptide-methionine (S)-S-oxide reductase MsrA, with product MSEEETAIFAGGCFWCMVQPFDSLPGISKVVSGYTGGHTVNPTYEEVKSHQTGHTEAVKISFDPKVMSYQKLVQIYWQQTDPTDAMGQFQDRGDNYRPVIFVNSPKQRKIAEQSKKDLQNREQFDKPIVTTIEDVVPFYPAEEAHQDFYQKNPDAYKQQEAGGREAFKKANWEKEN from the coding sequence ATGAGTGAAGAAGAAACCGCAATATTTGCAGGTGGTTGTTTTTGGTGCATGGTTCAGCCATTTGACTCTTTACCAGGCATCAGTAAGGTAGTTTCAGGTTACACAGGTGGACATACCGTCAATCCTACTTATGAAGAAGTAAAATCTCACCAAACCGGACACACAGAGGCTGTTAAAATTTCTTTTGATCCAAAAGTGATGTCTTATCAAAAACTGGTTCAAATTTATTGGCAGCAAACGGATCCTACAGATGCAATGGGGCAGTTTCAAGATCGCGGAGATAATTATCGCCCGGTCATTTTTGTGAATAGTCCCAAACAACGTAAAATTGCTGAACAATCTAAAAAAGATTTACAAAATCGAGAACAATTTGATAAACCAATTGTGACTACAATTGAAGATGTCGTTCCATTTTATCCAGCGGAAGAAGCTCATCAGGACTTTTACCAAAAAAATCCTGATGCTTATAAGCAACAAGAAGCTGGTGGGCGAGAAGCATTTAAAAAAGCAAATTGGGAAAAGGAGAATTAA
- a CDS encoding GatB/YqeY domain-containing protein gives MSLVDTITDDMKTAMKARDKETLSVIRMLKAALMNEKVKVNHELSDEEAQAVIGREYKQRKESVEEFAKGNRDDLVQSTEAEIKIVEKYLPKQLSKDEIEKIVADTVSAVGATSSSDFGKVMGAVMPKVKGIADGKLVNQAVKSQLS, from the coding sequence ATGAGTTTAGTAGATACAATTACGGATGATATGAAAACAGCCATGAAAGCTCGTGATAAAGAGACATTGAGCGTTATACGAATGCTTAAGGCTGCCTTAATGAACGAAAAAGTTAAAGTTAACCATGAGCTTAGTGATGAAGAAGCCCAGGCTGTCATTGGTCGTGAATATAAACAACGAAAAGAATCTGTAGAAGAGTTTGCAAAAGGTAATCGTGACGATTTAGTTCAATCAACTGAAGCCGAGATTAAAATCGTTGAAAAATATTTACCTAAGCAACTATCCAAAGACGAAATCGAAAAAATTGTTGCTGATACAGTTTCGGCAGTTGGTGCAACCAGCAGCTCTGATTTTGGTAAGGTAATGGGTGCCGTTATGCCAAAGGTTAAAGGAATAGCGGACGGAAAATTGGTAAATCAAGCAGTTAAAAGTCAACTTAGTTAA
- the rpsU gene encoding 30S ribosomal protein S21 yields the protein MAKTVVRKNESLDDALRRFKRTVSKSGTLQEYRKREFYEKPSVKKKLKSEAARKRKNKKHF from the coding sequence ATGGCAAAAACAGTCGTTCGTAAAAACGAGTCACTTGATGACGCTCTTCGCCGCTTTAAACGTACAGTTTCTAAATCAGGTACTTTACAAGAATATCGCAAACGGGAATTCTACGAAAAGCCAAGTGTTAAAAAGAAGTTAAAATCAGAAGCTGCTAGAAAACGCAAAAACAAGAAGCACTTCTAA
- a CDS encoding CDP-glycerol glycerophosphotransferase family protein — MRHFITQPIKLLSRYILIVINELLIRLPIKKNLIIFESFNGQSVNDNPAAIYKEIKILHPELASNLFFGIKGNCFSQVQKDNPDVQLLKRWSLKWILVMARANYWIFNSRLPLWWHKNAQTVYVQTWHGTPLKKLGLDIKNVEIPGTSTEKYHQDFKKEAARWNYLIAPNAYSETIFKRAFGFKNKFIRSGYPRNDVLFTTKQTEINSLKKRLVGEKVAQVVLYAPTWRDDNFIYKGRYRFNLPFDLKEFFEAVPSHTMLIIRPHYLVKDHIDIRGFEDRVKILAETDISQLYLISDLLITDYSSVMFDFANLKRPILFFPYDLKHYAGELRGFYFDYLRQCPGPIVTKRSELYSQLRIFSENKSFPNYQEQINDFEENFLTWEHGNAAKQVIEAIGI, encoded by the coding sequence ATGCGTCATTTCATTACCCAACCCATAAAACTTTTGAGTCGTTATATTTTGATAGTCATTAATGAATTGCTGATTCGGTTACCGATTAAAAAGAATTTGATTATTTTTGAAAGCTTCAATGGCCAGTCCGTAAATGATAATCCAGCTGCTATTTATAAAGAAATTAAAATTCTTCATCCCGAACTTGCTTCAAATTTATTTTTTGGCATAAAGGGGAACTGTTTTTCTCAAGTTCAAAAAGATAATCCTGATGTGCAATTACTTAAGCGTTGGTCACTAAAATGGATTTTGGTCATGGCAAGAGCCAATTACTGGATTTTTAATTCGCGATTGCCATTATGGTGGCACAAAAACGCCCAGACTGTTTATGTTCAAACATGGCACGGAACGCCGCTTAAAAAATTGGGCTTGGACATTAAAAATGTTGAAATTCCGGGAACCTCTACAGAAAAATATCATCAGGATTTCAAAAAAGAAGCGGCCCGGTGGAATTATTTGATTGCACCTAACGCTTATTCTGAAACAATTTTCAAACGGGCTTTTGGGTTTAAAAATAAATTTATTCGGTCTGGATATCCCAGAAATGATGTCTTATTTACAACAAAACAAACAGAAATAAATAGTCTTAAGAAACGCCTTGTTGGTGAGAAGGTTGCACAAGTTGTTCTTTATGCACCAACTTGGCGAGATGATAATTTTATCTATAAAGGTCGCTATCGGTTTAACTTACCTTTTGATTTAAAAGAATTTTTTGAAGCTGTGCCATCGCATACAATGTTAATCATTCGTCCTCATTACTTGGTGAAGGATCACATTGATATACGGGGATTTGAAGATCGTGTCAAAATTTTGGCAGAAACCGACATTAGTCAGTTATATCTAATTAGTGATTTGTTGATTACAGATTATTCTTCTGTAATGTTTGATTTTGCTAATTTGAAACGGCCCATATTGTTTTTCCCATATGACTTAAAACATTATGCAGGCGAGCTCCGCGGCTTCTACTTTGATTATTTACGTCAGTGTCCAGGTCCCATCGTGACAAAAAGATCAGAACTGTATTCACAACTAAGAATTTTTTCAGAAAATAAAAGTTTTCCAAATTATCAAGAACAAATTAATGACTTCGAAGAAAATTTTTTGACTTGGGAACATGGGAATGCTGCAAAACAGGTTATTGAAGCGATTGGAATTTAG